GCGCGTTGAGGTCGCCCGGAGCGATCACGGGTCGGCGGTGCTCACCGACGGCCTCGCCGAGCACGGTGCGTACGTCCACGAGACAATCCTGTACGAGCTCGCTCGGCCGCCGGAAGCGGGTCGCTCGGCCGAACTCGCCGCCGACGGCGATCTCGCGGCCGCGCTGTTCACCTCCTCGCTCACGGTCGAACACTTTCTCGAAGCGGCCACAGAACGCGGGCTCCACGAGGCGGCGATCGACGGGTTGGAGAGCGCGGTCGTCGGAACGATCGGCGAACCGACCCGGGCAACTGCGGCGGCCGCAGGGATCGGCGTCGACATCGTGCCAGCGGAAGCGACGTTCGACGCGCTCGCACGGACTGCGGTCGATCTCCTCGACGAGACGGCCGCCAACGGTCCGGAGACTTAAACCGGATCGCGCGCCAATCGGGAACAATGGCCTCACCGGTCCCCGAGCTCGCCGACGACGCCCGAGCGTGCGCCGACGCACTCGTGGGGGCCGACCGAGTGCTCGTGGCCTCCCACATCGACGCCGACGGACTGACCAGTGCGGCGGTCGCCGCACAGGCGCTCGAACGCGCGGAGATCCCCTTCGAAGTCGTTTTCGAAAAGCAGCTCGACGCCGACGCGATCGCCGAGATCGCAGCCACCGAGTTCGAGACCGTGCTGTTCACCGACTTCGGCAGCGGTCAGCTCGACCACATCGCGGAACACGAGGCCGCAGGTGCGTTCACACCGGTGATCGCCGATCACCACCAGCCCGCCGACGCCGACACCGAACACCACCTGAACCCGCTGCTCGTCGGCCTCGACGGATCGTCGGAGCTCTCGGGAGCGGGGACGGCGTACGTTCTCGCACGGGCGCTAGCGGAGCATGGCGGTGACGCGCACGGAGGAACGACCGAAAACCGCGATCTCGCGGCGCTCGCAATCGTCGGCGCGGTCGGCGACATGCAAGCAAGCGACGGCGAGCTCACGGGCGCGAATCAGGCGATCGTCGGCGAGGGCTGTGCAGCGGACGTCCTGAACGAAACCACCGATCTGGCACTCTACGGCAAACAGACCCGGCCGCTCCCGAAACTCCTCGAATACGCGACCGACGTCCGGATCCCAGGGATCTCGGGCAGTGAGCGCGGGGCACGCGAGTTCCTCTCCGGGCTCGGCCTCGATCTCGAAGACGACGACGGCTGGCGGCGGTGGGTCGATCTCACCGCCGACGAGCGACAGGCGGTGGCGAGCGGTCTCGTCAAGCGCGCGGTCGATCGCGGCGTCCCCGCCGGGCGGATCGACGAGCTGGTGGGGACGACCTACACGCTGTCAGGCGAGCCGACGGGCACGGAGCTCCGGGACGCCAGCGAGTTCTCGACGCTGCTCAACGCCACCGCCCGCTACGACCGCGCCGACGTCGGCCTCGCGGTCTGTCTCGGCGATCGCGACGAGGCGCTCGATCGGGCGCGACGCCTGCTCTCGAACCACCGTCGGAACCTCGCGACCGGCCTCGACTGGGTGAAGCGAACGGGCGTGACGGGCGAGGAGCATCTCCAGTGGTTCGACGCCGGCGAGGAGATCCGCGAGACCATCGTGGGGATCATCGCGGGGATGGCGCTCGGGGCCGACGCGACACGTTCGGACAAGCCGATCGTCGCGTTCGCCACGAAAAACGACGCCGAGAGCAAGGTTTCGGCCCGCGGGAGCCATCGGTTGGTGCGGGAGGGGCTCGATCTCTCGGCGGTGATGGGCGAGGCCGCGCGCGCCCTCGGCGGCGACGGCGGCGGCCACGACGTCGCCGCCGGGGCCACGATTCCGACCGAGGAGAAAGAGGCGTTCGTCGAGCGTGCGGACGCGATCGTGGCCGACCAGCT
The sequence above is a segment of the Halococcus salifodinae DSM 8989 genome. Coding sequences within it:
- a CDS encoding uroporphyrinogen-III synthase, with protein sequence MKVAVFRPADERIERANDLLVSLGVEPVADPMLAIDTTGAVPRTDAEYTILTSKTGVEIVADVGWEPERKVCAIGTATADALRAAGYQVDHVPGEFSSTGLVAHLADEVPGARVEVARSDHGSAVLTDGLAEHGAYVHETILYELARPPEAGRSAELAADGDLAAALFTSSLTVEHFLEAATERGLHEAAIDGLESAVVGTIGEPTRATAAAAGIGVDIVPAEATFDALARTAVDLLDETAANGPET
- a CDS encoding single-stranded-DNA-specific exonuclease RecJ, translated to MASPVPELADDARACADALVGADRVLVASHIDADGLTSAAVAAQALERAEIPFEVVFEKQLDADAIAEIAATEFETVLFTDFGSGQLDHIAEHEAAGAFTPVIADHHQPADADTEHHLNPLLVGLDGSSELSGAGTAYVLARALAEHGGDAHGGTTENRDLAALAIVGAVGDMQASDGELTGANQAIVGEGCAADVLNETTDLALYGKQTRPLPKLLEYATDVRIPGISGSERGAREFLSGLGLDLEDDDGWRRWVDLTADERQAVASGLVKRAVDRGVPAGRIDELVGTTYTLSGEPTGTELRDASEFSTLLNATARYDRADVGLAVCLGDRDEALDRARRLLSNHRRNLATGLDWVKRTGVTGEEHLQWFDAGEEIRETIVGIIAGMALGADATRSDKPIVAFATKNDAESKVSARGSHRLVREGLDLSAVMGEAARALGGDGGGHDVAAGATIPTEEKEAFVERADAIVADQLD